One genomic segment of Brassica napus cultivar Da-Ae chromosome A3, Da-Ae, whole genome shotgun sequence includes these proteins:
- the LOC106389028 gene encoding probable pectinesterase/pectinesterase inhibitor 23, translated as MALDEDKKQRCLVAGSVSAVLLIMVVSVAVITSKNSPNENQIRQTTKAVKAVCAPTDYKDICLKSIMDASPNSTEPLELIKLAINVTIESINQGLKKASIDVKPKTDEDPEAKDAFELCEKLMFDAIDDLKKCLNRGFSAAQIVGFVEDLRVWLSGAIAFQQTCIDSFKEIKSNTLMIDMRKIFKPSKRLTSNSLAMVTELSTILPNSNTTGLTKALSKYARKLLNTEEDGIPTWVRPEVRRLMEEEAPPIELEPQPPPPPPPARTDAVVAQDGSGQFKTIAEALNFVPKDNSPFIIYIKTGIYKEQVKITKKMPYVTMIGDGQNLTIITGSLNFGIGRVKTFLTATVTIEGEHFTAKAIGIENTAGPDGRQAVAMRVSADYAVFYECKFDGYQDTLFVHSQRQFYRDCTVTGTIDFVFGDAKCILQNSVIVFRKPKKGQTCVVAAQGRSDRHESTGLVFQNCHITGDEEYMAMRPAKKSFLGRPWKRFSRTIMLMSALDDVIDPDGWLPWKGEFALKTLYFAEYLSGGFGANDSLRVKWPGVKNITAEDAQLYTGGRFLGGDSWIPHTQVPYIANL; from the exons ATGGCGTTGGATGAGGACAAGAAACAGAGATGCCTCGTCGCTGGTAGTGTCTCGGCTGTGCTACTGATCATGGTTGTCTCGGTAGCTGTCATAACATCTAAAAACTCACCCAATGAAAATCAGATCAGGCAAACCACCAAAGCCGTTAAAGCAGTTTGTGCACCTACTGACTACAAAGACATATGCCTCAAAAGTATAATGGACGCTTCTCCCAACTCCACAGAGCCTCTCGAACTCATCAAGCTTGCCATCAACGTCACTATCGAATCCATCAACCAGGGCCTCAAGAAAGCCTCTATAGATGTTAAACCCAAGACTGATGAAGACCCAGAAGCAAAAGATGCTTTTGAGCTATGTGAGAAGCTAATGTTTGACGCTATTGATGATCTTAAAAAATGTCTTAACCGTGGGTTCTCAGCTGCTCAAATTGTAGGCTTTGTTGAGGATCTTCGGGTTTGGCTAAGCGGCGCCATTGCTTTCCAGCAAACCTGTATAGATTCCTTCAAGGAGATTAAGTCTAATACTCTTATGATTGACATGCGCAAAATCTTCAAACCATCAAAAAGGCTTACCAGCAATAGCCTCGCCATGGTTACTGAACTTTCCACCATTCTCCCAAATTCCAACACCACAG GACTAACAAAAGCTCTTTCGAAATACGCCAGAAAGCTTTTGAATACAGAAGAAGATGGTATCCCAACATGGGTTAGACCAGAGGTACGGAGGCTCATGGAAGAAGAAGCACCACCAATAGAATTAGAAccacaaccaccaccaccaccaccaccagcaaGAACTGATGCGGTGGTGGCTCAAGACGGAAGCGGACAGTTCAAGACCATCGCCGAGGCTCTAAACTTTGTTCCCAAAGACAACAGTCCATTCATCATCTACATCAAAACGGGTATATACAAGGAGCAAGTAAAGATCACAAAGAAAATGCCTTACGTCACTATGATAGGTGATGGACAAAACTTGACCATCATTACAGGCAGCCTCAACTTCGGCATCGGAAGAGTCAAGACTTTCCTAACAGCCACAGTCA CAATCGAGGGGGAGCACTTCACAGCGAAGGCCATCGGGATCGAGAACACAGCAGGACCAGACGGACGCCAGGCGGTGGCGATGAGAGTCTCAGCGGACTACGCCGTGTTCTACGAATGCAAATTCGACGGTTACCAAGACACTCTATTCGTCCACTCCCAACGCCAGTTCTACCGCGACTGCACCGTCACGGGAACCATAGACTTCGTCTTCGGCGACGCCAAGTGCATCCTCCAAAACTCCGTGATCGTCTTCAGAAAGCCCAAGAAAGGCCAGACGTGCGTCGTCGCCGCTCAGGGGCGCAGCGACAGGCACGAGTCCACGGGGCTGGTGTTCCAGAACTGCCACATAACGGGAGACGAGGAGTACATGGCCATGAGGCCCGCGAAGAAGTCGTTTCTAGGGAGACCGTGGAAACGGTTCTCGAGGACGATCATGCTGATGTCGGCGCTGGATGACGTGATCGATCCGGACGGGTGGCTTCCCTGGAAAGGTGAGTTTGCGCTGAAGACGCTGTACTTCGCCGAGTATCTGAGTGGTGGGTTTGGAGCGAATGATAGCCTTAGAGTTAAGTGGCCTGGTGTCAAGAATATAACGGCTGAAGATGCGCAGTTATATACTGGAGGTAGGTTCTTAGGTGGTGACTCGTGGATCCCTCACACCCAAGTTCCTTACATTGCCAACTTGTAG
- the LOC106389029 gene encoding lipoamide acyltransferase component of branched-chain alpha-keto acid dehydrogenase complex, mitochondrial-like codes for MIARRIWRSHRFLRPFSSSSACAPPLLAPYHSQSFASPTSRPFLVPSLSVMKWSGGGGSRSLFSNEAMSIDSNAGGGFIDVPLAQTGEGIAECELLKWFVKEGDPVEEFQPLCEVQSDKATIEITSRFKGKVALISHAPGDIIKVGETLVKLAVEDANDALQVSSDTPENVEPICSKPKLDSLVGALSTPAVRTLAKDLGIDINLVIGSGKDGRVLKEDVLRFGGQKENVTEDPVIRGDSVSTNFEDQIVPLRGFNRAMVKTMTMATKVPHFHFVEEINCDALVKLKHFFKEHNTDSTVKHTFLPTLIKSLSMALTKYPYVNGCFNEESLEIVLKGSHNIGVAMATEHGLVVPNIKNVQSLSLLEITKEMSRLQHLATNNKLSPEDVTGGTITLSNIGAIGGKFGSPLLNLPEVAIIALGRIEKVPKFKEDGSVYPASTMMVNIAADHRVLDGATVARFCCQWKEYIEKPELLMLQMR; via the exons ATGATCGCAAGGCGGATCTGGCGGAGCCATCGGTTTCTCCGCCCATTCAGCTCGTCTTCTGCTTGCGCTCCGCCGTTGCTAGCTCCTTATCATTCTCAGTCGTTCGCTTCTCCGACGTCACGCCCGTTCCTTGTTCCTTCTCTCTCC GTGATGAAATGGtctggaggaggaggaagtaGAAGCTTGTTTTCGAACGAAGCCATGTCCATAGATTCAAACGCAGGAGGAGGTTTCATTGATGTGCCACTGGCACAAACTGGGGAAGGTATTGCTGAATGTGAGCTTCTCAAGTGGTTTGTGAAAGAG GGAGATCCTGTGGAAGAGTTTCAGCCACTCTGTGAAGTTCAGAGCGATAAAGCAACCATTGAGATAACAAGCCGTTTCAAAGGGAAAGTAGCTCTCATTTCACATGCTCCTGGTGACATTATCAAG GTTGGAGAGACTCTGGTTAAGCTGGCCGTAGAAGACGCTAACGATGCTCTTCAAGTATCCTCTGACACTCCAGAAAATGTAGAACCTATCTGCTCAAAGCCAAAACTAGACAGTCTTGTTGGAGCTCTCTCAACCCCTGCTGTTCGTACCCTTGCTAAAGACCTTGGCATAGACATCAACCTCGTGATTGGAAGCGGTAAAGACGGGAGAGTCTTGAAAGAGGACGTTCTTCGATTTGGTGGCCAGAAAGAAAATGTAACTGAGGATCCTGTTATAAGAGGAGACTCAGTTTCCACCAACTTTGAAGATCAAATAGTTCCTCTCAGGGGATTCAACAGAGCAATGGTCAAGACAATGACTATGGCTACAAAAGTACCACACTTTCATTTCGTCGAAGAGATAAACTGCGACGCGCTCGTGAAGCTCAAACACTTCTTCAAAGAGCACAACACAGACTCCACCGTCAAACACACGTTCCTCCCCACTTTGATCAAGTCCCTCTCGATGGCTCTAACCAAATACCCTTACGTGAATGGTTGCTTCAACGAGGAGTCGTTAGAGATCGTTCTCAAAGGCTCACACAATATTGGAGTTGCGATGGCTACTGAACATGGTCTCGTCGTTCCTAACATAAAGAATGTGCAGTCACTCTCTTTACTAGAGATAACCAAAGAGATGTCACGGTTACAGCATTTGGCGACGAACAACAAGCTTAGCCCTGAGGATGTAACAGGTGGAACCATAACTCTGAGTAACATTGGAGCAATCGGTGGGAAGTTTGGTTCCCCTCTTCTGAACTTACCTGAAGTTGCTATTATAGCTCTTGGAAGGATCGAGAAAGTTCCGAAGTTTAAAGAAGACGGGTCTGTTTATCCTGCGTCGACAATGATG GTTAACATAGCTGCGGATCATAGAGTTCTGGATGGAGCAACGGTGGCTCGGTTTTGCTGCCAGTGGAAAGAGTATATTGAGAAACCAGAGTTGCTAATGCTTCAGATGAGATga
- the LOC106389027 gene encoding glyoxysomal fatty acid beta-oxidation multifunctional protein MFP-a (The RefSeq protein has 2 substitutions compared to this genomic sequence), with amino-acid sequence MASRTKGTTTIEVGADGVAVITLINPPVNSLSFDVLYSLKSNYEEALSRNDVKAIVVTGAKGKFSGGFDISGFGEIQKGTMKEPKVGYISIDILTDLLEAAKKPSVAAIDGLALGGGLELSMACHARISAPGAQLGLPELQLGVIPGFGGTQRLPRLVGLTKALEMILTSKPVKAEEGHSLGLIDAVVPPAELLNAARRWALDIAERRKPWVSSVLKTDKLPPLGEAREILKFAKDQTRRQAPNMKHPLMCLEAVEVGIVSGSRAGLEKEAQVGSEVINLDTTKGLIHVFFSQRGTTKVPGVTDRGLVPRKINKVAIIGGGLMGSGIATALILSNYSVILKEVNEKFLEAGIGRVKANLQSRVKKGKMSKEKFEKTMSLLKGSLDYESFRDVDMVIEAVIENISLKQQIFADLEKYCPQHCILASNTSTIDLNKIGERTKSQDRIIGAHFFSPAHVMPLLEIVRTNHTSAQVIVDLLDVGKKIRKTPVVVGNCTGFAVNRMFFPYTQAAMFLVEHGTDPYLIDKAVSKFGMPMGPFRLCDLVGFGVAIATATQFIENFPERTYKSMIIPLMQEDKRAGEATRKGFYLYDDRRKAKPDPEIKNYIDKARSVSGAKPDPKLEKLSEKEIIEMTFFPVVNEACRVFAEGIAVKAADLDIAGIFGMGFPPYRGGIMFWADSIGSKYIYSKLEEWSKAYGEFFKPCAFLAERGSKGAPLSAPLEQSRSRL; translated from the exons ATGGCTTCACGAACGAAAGGGACGACGACGATGGAAGTTGGCGCCGATGGCGTCGCCGTCATAACTCTCATCAATCCTCCCGTCAATTCGCTCTCATTCGACG TGCTATACAGTCTCAAGAGTAATTACGAGGAGGCCTTGAGCAGGAACGATGTTAAAGCTATTGTTGTTACAG GTGCTAAGGGGAAGTTCTCTGGTGGATTTGATATATCTGGATTTGGTGAAATTCAGAAAGGGACGA TGAAAGAGCCAAAGGTTGGATACATATCGATTGATATCCTCACCGATTTGCTTGAAG CTGCAAAGAAACCGTCTGTAGCTGCTATTGATGGGCTTGCCTTGGGAGGAGGCTTAGAGCTTTCCATG gcTTGCCATGCTAGGATATCAGCTCCTGGTGCACAGTTAGGTCTGCCCGAGCTTCAACTCGGTGTTATTCCTGGGTTTGGAG GAACACAGCGTCTTCCACGTCTTGTAGGTCTCACAAAAGCCCTTGAGATGATTTTG ACATCTAAGCCGGTTAAAGCTGAGGAAGGTCATACATTGGGTCTTATTGATGCTGTCGTGCCACCTGCGGAGTTACTAAACGCTGCTCGTCGCTGGGCCCTTGACATTGCCGAGAGGAGAAAACCATGGGTTTCTAGTGTTTTAAAGACTGATAAGTTACCTCCTCTTGGAGAGGCAAGGGAGATACTGAAATTCGCCAAGGATCAGACGCGCAGGCAAGCCCCCAACATGAAACACCCCTTAATGTGCCTTGAGGCTGTTGAAGTTGGTATTGTTTCTGGTTCAAGAGCTGGTTTAGAAAAG GAGGCTCAAGTCGGCTCAGAAGTGATAAACCTGGATACTACCAAAGGACTGATCCATGTCTTCTTTTCTCAGCGAGGAACTACAAAG GTTCCTGGAGTTACTGATCGTGGGTTGGTGCCAAGGAAGATTAATAAGGTAGCCATAATTGGAGGCGGGTTAATGGGATCTGGAATAGCCACTGCATTGATCCTCAGTAACTATTCAGTGATTCTCAAGGAGGTTAATGAGAAGTTCTTGGAGGCTGGAATTGGCAGGGTCAAAG CTAATCTTCAGAGTCGTGTAAAGAAAGGAAAGATGTCGAAGGAAAAGTTTGAGAAAACCATGTCTCTCCTCAAGGGTTCTCTTGACTATGAAAGCTTTAGGGATGTGGACATGGTCATCGAG GCTGTCATTGAGAATATATCTCTGAAGCAGCAAATTTTTGCTGATCTCGAGAAGTACTGTCCTCAACATTGTATCCTTGCTAGCAACACATCTACCATTGATTTGAACAAAATTGGGGAGCGGACCAAGTCCCAGGATCGGATTATCGGAGCACATTTCTTCAG TCCAGCGCATGTCATGCCACTACTTGAAATAGTTCGGACCAATCATACCTCTGCCCAAGTAATTGTTGACCTGTTAGATGTTGGGAAGAAGATTAGGAAAACACCAGTCGTGGTTGGAAACTGCACGGGGTTCGCAGTTAATAGGATGTTCTTCCCATACACACAGGCAGCTATGTTCCTTGTTGAGCATGGAACAGATCCATATCTCATCGACAAAGCAGTCAGCAAGTTTGGAATGCCAATGGGTCCCTTCAG ATTGTGCGACCTGGTTGGATTCGGTGTGGCGATTGCAACCGCAACACAATTCATTGAGAACTTCCCTGAACGGACATACAAATCAATGATTATCCCACTCATGCAAGAGGACAAGAGAGCTG GTGAAGCCACTCGTAAAGGTTTCTATCTTTATGATGATAGGCGCAAGGCTAAACCTGACCCTGAAATAAAGAACTATATAGATAAGGCAAGGAGCGTATCAGGAGCAAAGCCTGACCCGAAG CTGGAGAAACTGTCGGAGAAGGAAATTATTGAAATGACGTTCTTCCCAGTAGTGAACGAGGCGTGTAGAGTCTTTGCGGAAGGAATTGCTGTCAAAGCAGCAGACCTTGACATTGCTGGCATATTTGGAATGGGTTTTCCACCTTACAG AGGAGGAATCATGTTCTGGGCTGATTCCATTGGATCGAAATACATTTACTCAAAGCTAGAGGAGTGGTCGAAGGCTTATGGTGAATTCTTCAAGCCTTGTGCTTTCTTGGCTGAAAGGGGATCCAAAGGAGCTCCTCTG AGCGCTCCTTTGGAACAATCCAGATCGCGGTTGTAA
- the LOC106389030 gene encoding uncharacterized protein LOC106389030 — protein sequence MVNLKDHDMGEGMQCLTHPYTKNLGGICALCLQDKLGKLVTSSFPLSKPNHPSSSSSSSSSANLIYKRSKSMAASYGESFSQRKRNGFWSFLHLYSSKHQTTTKKVHHSSRPRNQIDNEKHQTTETTSDQVVGGGIDVIVEEKDESANKEVAETQTNGVGSGGGGSSFGRKVLRSRSVGCGNRSFSSGLGDCALRRIESQREHTKVTSNGGDEADEAMSEMVKCGGIFGGFMIMTPSSSTVNHHHQHKMANRSAWGWASPMRAKTSHKAGHKNTAQNLDSIPSLVTMKS from the coding sequence ATGGTGAACCTCAAAGATCATGACATGGGAGAAGGGATGCAATGCTTAACACATCCTTATACAAAGAACCTTGGTGGGATATGTGCATTGTGTCTCCAAGACAAACTCGGTAAGCTCGTCACTTCCTCTTTCCCACTCTCTAAACCTAAccacccttcttcttcctcctcttcgtcttcttcggcTAATCTTATCTACAAGAGAAGCAAGTCAATGGCCGCTTCTTACGGTGAGAGTTTCAGCCAGAGGAAACGAAATGGGTTCTGGTCCTTTCTTCATCTATACTCTTCCAAACACCAAACCACCACCAAAAAAGTCCACCATTCTTCGAGACCAAGAAACCAGATCGATAACGAGAAGCACCAGACAACAGAGACAACATCGGATCAGGTCGTTGGTGGAGGCATTGATGTGATAGTTGAGGAAAAAGATGAGAGTGCTAACAAAGAAGTTGCAGAAACGCAAACAAACGGGGTTGGTAGTGGTGGTGGAGGATCATCTTTTGGGAGGAAAGTGTTGAGATCAAGATCTGTCGGGTGTGGAAACAGAAGTTTCTCCAGTGGGTTAGGAGATTGTGCCTTGAGAAGGATTGAGTCTCAGAGAGAACACACAAAGGTCACTAGTAATGGTggtgatgaagctgatgaagcgATGAGTGAAATGGTGAAATGTGGTGGTATCTTTGGAGGGTTTATGATCATGacaccatcatcatcaacagttaatcatcatcatcaacataaGATGGCGAATAGAAGCGCATGGGGATGGGCAAGTCCAATGAGAGCCAAGACTTCTCATAAAGCTGGTCACAAAAACACAGCTCAAAACTTGGACTCAATTCCTTCGTTGGTTACTATGAAAAGCTAA